The following are from one region of the Prionailurus bengalensis isolate Pbe53 chromosome A2, Fcat_Pben_1.1_paternal_pri, whole genome shotgun sequence genome:
- the TUBB4A gene encoding tubulin beta-4A chain has product MREIVHLQAGQCGNQIGAKFWEVISDEHGIDPTGTYHGDSDLQLERINVYYNEATGGNYVPRAVLVDLEPGTMDSVRSGPFGQIFRPDNFVFGQSGAGNNWAKGHYTEGAELVDAVLDVVRKEAESCDCLQGFQLTHSLGGGTGSGMGTLLISKIREEFPDRIMNTFSVVPSPKVSDTVVEPYNATLSVHQLVENTDETYCIDNEALYDICFRTLKLTTPTYGDLNHLVSATMSGVTTCLRFPGQLNADLRKLAVNMVPFPRLHFFMPGFAPLTSRGSQQYRALTVPELTQQMFDAKNMMAACDPRHGRYLTVAAVFRGRMSMKEVDEQMLSVQSKNSSYFVEWIPNNVKTAVCDIPPRGLKMAATFIGNSTAIQELFKRISEQFTAMFRRKAFLHWYTGEGMDEMEFTEAESNMNDLVSEYQQYQDATAEEGEFEEEAEEEVA; this is encoded by the exons ATGCGGGAAATCGTGCACCTGCAGGCCGGCCAGTGCGGCAACCAGATCGGAGCCAAG TTTTGGGAGGTGATCAGCGATGAGCACGGCATCGACCCCACCGGCACATACCACGGAGACAGTGACCTGCAGCTGGAGAGAATCAACGTGTACTACAATGAGGCCACAG GAGGAAATTATGTTCCCAGAGCCGTGCTGGTGGACCTGGAGCCGGGCACCATGGACTCTGTCCGCTCTGGCCCCTTCGGCCAGATCTTCAGGCCCGACAACTTTGTTTTTG gCCAGTCGGGAGCCGGCAACAACTGGGCCAAGGGCCATTACACGGAGGGCGCCGAGCTGGTGGACGCCGTCCTGGACGTGGTGCGCAAAGAGGCCGAGAGTTGTGACTGCCTGCAGGGCTTCCAGCTGACCCACTCGCTGGGCGGGGGCACGGGGTCCGGGATGGGCACCCTCCTCATCAGCAAGATCCGCGAGGAGTTCCCCGACCGGATCATGAACACCTTCAGCGTGGTGCCGTCGCCCAAGGTGTCGGACACGGTGGTGGAGCCCTACAACGCCACGCTGTCGGTGCACCAGCTGGTGGAGAACACGGACGAGACGTACTGCATCGACAACGAGGCCCTGTACGACATCTGCTTCCGCACCCTGAAGCTGACCACGCCCACCTACGGCGACCTCAACCACCTGGTGTCGGCCACCATGAGCGGCGTCACCACCTGCCTGCGCTTCCCGGGCCAGCTGAACGCCGACCTGCGCAAGCTGGCCGTGAACATGGTGCCCTTCCCGCGCCTGCACTTCTTCATGCCGGGCTTCGCGCCGCTCACCAGCCGCGGCAGCCAGCAGTACCGCGCGCTCACGGTGCCCGAGCTGACCCAGCAGATGTTCGACGCCAAGAACATGATGGCCGCGTGCGACCCGCGCCACGGCCGCTACCTGACGGTGGCCGCCGTGTTCCGCGGCCGCATGTCCATGAAGGAGGTGGACGAGCAGATGCTGAGCGTGCAGAGCAAGAACAGCAGCTACTTCGTCGAGTGGATCCCCAACAACGTCAAGACCGCCGTGTGCGACATCCCGCCGCGCGGCCTCAAGATGGCCGCCACCTTCATCGGCAACAGCACGGCCATCCAGGAGCTGTTCAAGCGCATCTCGGAGCAGTTCACGGCCATGTTCCGGCGCAAGGCCTTCCTGCACTGGTACACGGGCGAGGGCATGGACGAGATGGAGTTCACCGAGGCCGAGAGCAACATGAACGACCTGGTGTCCGAGTACCAGCAGTACCAGGACGCCACGGCCGAGGAGGGCGAGTtcgaggaggaggcggaggaggaggtggcctag
- the TNFSF9 gene encoding tumor necrosis factor ligand superfamily member 9, giving the protein MCPRADAVPDPEAQRPPAPPGPACRPLPWALSVALLLLAGTCAACWLSAWVAPAASAAPGPSLPRVPEQPPDARARLPDSPQAVFAQLVAQDVQLTEGPLRWYSDPGLAGVFLGPGLSYDQHSRELMVAEPGVYYVFLHLKLQRVVSSFGSGSVSVALHLQPLGAGAAALALTLDLPPPSSKAPDSASGFRSSLLHLGAGQRLGVHLRAEAGAHLAWQLAQGATILGLFRVATKVPAGLSLPPWPIDTGPGYPPPDRE; this is encoded by the exons ATGTGCCCCCGCGCCGACGCCGTCCCGGACCCCGAGGCCCAGCGGCCGCCCGCGCCCCCCGGCCCCGCCTGCCGCCCGCTGCCCTGGGCCCTCAGCGTCGCGCTGCTGCTGCTCGCCGGCACCTGCGCCGCCTGCTGGCTCAGCGCCTGGGTCGCGCCCGCGGCCTCCGCGGCGCCCGGCCCCAGCCTCCCCCGCGTCCCCGAGCAGCCGCCCGACGCCCGCGCCCGCCTCCCCGACTCTCCGCAG GCCGTGTTCGCGCAGCTGGTGGCCCAAGATG tACAGCTGACTGAAGGGCCCCTGCGCTGGTACAGCGACCCAGGCCTGGCAGGGGTGTTCCTGGGGCCCGGCCTGAGCTACGACCAGCACTCGCGGGAGCTGATGGTGGCAGAGCCTGGCGTCTACTATGTTTTCTTGCACCTGAAGCTGCAGCGGGTGGTATCCAGCTTCGGCTCGGGCTCTGTCTCCGTTGCCCTGCACCTGCAGCCCCTGGGCGCTGGGGCTGCGGCCCTGGCCCTGACCTTGGACCTGCCGCCTCCATCCTCCAAAGCCCCGGACTCAGCCTCTGGTTTCCGAAGCAGTCTGCTGCACCTGGGCGCAGGCCAGCGCCTGGGCGTTCACCTGCGCGCAGAGGCGGGGGCACACCTTGCCTGGCAGCTTGCGCAGGGCGCCACGATCTTGGGCCTCTTCCGAGTGGCCACCAAAGTCCCTGCTGGACTCTCCCTGCCACCATGGCCCATTGACACTGGGCCCGGGTACCCCCCGCCGGACAGAGAATGA